The following proteins are encoded in a genomic region of Bacillus sp. FJAT-22090:
- a CDS encoding gluconate 2-dehydrogenase subunit 3 family protein has product MSEQDKKAPFLDKRSSRRTFIKNSGLTVGGVVLGGAIGSLLGKDSTTKTTETHVHSQATAVNYNQALMYFDKAQFDTIEAAAEQIFPKTETGPGAKELLVAYFIDHQLAGNWGLNSKEYMSGPFYPAEATPLFGHQTHLNRQQIFNLGIEALNSEASKKYNARFSEIKDEEQIAILTAFEAGEVTLNGAVTSSFFFGLLKSATIEGVYADPLYGGNKDMQGWKMKNFPGHQMSYADIIEKEEFVKFEPMSLNSQHKH; this is encoded by the coding sequence ATGTCAGAACAAGATAAAAAGGCTCCATTTTTAGATAAACGTTCATCAAGACGAACTTTCATCAAAAATTCTGGATTAACAGTCGGTGGGGTTGTTCTAGGTGGGGCAATTGGCTCACTGTTAGGAAAAGATTCAACTACTAAAACAACTGAAACTCATGTTCACTCCCAAGCAACTGCTGTCAATTATAATCAAGCGCTTATGTATTTCGACAAAGCACAATTCGATACGATTGAGGCTGCTGCTGAACAAATTTTCCCGAAAACCGAAACAGGACCAGGGGCAAAAGAATTACTTGTTGCCTACTTCATAGACCATCAACTTGCAGGAAATTGGGGACTAAATTCAAAGGAATATATGTCAGGTCCTTTTTATCCTGCAGAGGCAACTCCTCTATTTGGTCATCAAACACATTTAAACAGACAGCAAATCTTCAATCTAGGAATTGAAGCTTTAAATTCAGAAGCATCGAAAAAATATAATGCACGATTCTCAGAAATTAAAGACGAAGAACAAATTGCCATTCTAACCGCTTTTGAAGCAGGAGAGGTAACTTTGAATGGTGCTGTGACATCAAGCTTCTTTTTTGGATTATTAAAAAGTGCAACTATTGAAGGTGTTTATGCAGATCCACTATATGGCGGAAATAAAGATATGCAAGGTTGGAAAATGAAAAACTTCCCGGGCCATCAGATGAGCTATGCAGACATAATTGAAAAAGAAGAATTTGTGAAATTTGAACCTATGAGTTTGAATTCTCAACATAAACATTAA